The Ziziphus jujuba cultivar Dongzao chromosome 1, ASM3175591v1 genome segment AAGTCCTTGGATtggggtttttaatttttagaagaaaaaaaatttatctgatGTGACAAAgcatttgtagatgaacaaaacCCTTAGAGATGGTCTTAAAATCACTAAACCCCTTAAAATCCTTTTTGCTCACTATACCTTCAGTCGTTCAAAATTATCATATTACACCTTAaactttgatttatttatttatttcattttacttCATTTAATGATAGACATCTAAATTTTGAATAGAAATTTTGAGCGTGTTTGTTAGTACTTTGGAAGCTTCAATAAGTGCTTCCAAAAATTGGAGTGGAGGGGAGGGGAGGGTGGAACAAAAAGCGGCTATAATAACATTTGgccaaaaaaactaataaatgtgCTAAGCACTAAGCCCTTTTCTTATAGGAATGATGAAAAATAGGAAGGATGTGAAATGGAAGAGAGATGGAAAATTGAAaggattaaaaaattcatatctTTACTTCTTATTATTTGGTATGGCATGAAGAATGAAAAATTTAGTatagaaatgaaaaatagaaggaatgaaaaaattttagataagtttaactattttatattcattaaatacattttcttcCAATAACCCTCAAACAGAGGGATTACTTTGGATAGAAAATTTTCCCTTAATTTTCCATCTATCTCCTTCTTCCTAACCAAACATAAACCTATCCCTCCATTTTTCCATctatctttttccttctttccacTTATACACCACAACAAACAAAGCCTAAAGTTTTCCATATATCATTTTCCTTCTTCCACTTATACACCACAACAAACAAAGCCTAAAGGTAATTTATAAGAGAAGCATCAAGGTTGGTGCTTTTCTAAACATGTGCTTTAGGATGTTAGTGCTTTAGaatgttaaaaaatgaaaataaaaaaatcgacATTCAAatacattgattaaaaaataaaataccaaaaataaatttaagagtGTTTTCCATTGTATATAGTTAAATattctaccacttattttataaAGCCCTTATTAACAAAAGTAcgactaaaataaatattacaaaaaataagtGCTTACAAAAAAAACACTTCCAAGCATGCCTTTAATGTGCAGAGCTAGGTTGTTGGGTTTAGTCAATTTCAAATGGATCCAATGTAAGTTGGTTTTTAGATTGTCTAagtgtgaagaaaaaaaattcaatccaatccaacttaaaataaaaaaataaaaaataaaaaataaaaacataatatttaagtcaatataataataataaatacatattacAGCATCAGGGCATAATTACTTTATTCCATGATGGATAAGCTAATAACGGCATCCGGTTTCCAATGacaaaaattcaagcttaaataataataataataataataataataaaattatatacctAATAAACTTTAATATATCATATACTTATTGGTCTGGATCAGTTTAAATTAGTTATTTTGAAGTACTAAAATTGATAATCAATTAAATccaatttgaatttcaaaattttcaattcaattcaaATCCACTTCTATTAGATTGATCCagtaaaattgaatttaattggATTGCATTGGTTCATTTCATTAGATAGATTATAATTTTGTACACTCACACTAGGTGGATTAGAATTCACTGACaagataataaaaagaataaacttGTTACTCCCACGACAATAAGCTTGAGAATCCCTAAATACTCCCCGTTAGAAGTCACTACTTTTCACATAATGAATTTTAATCTAGAATTTAGATATCTAATATCAATAGGAATAAAGAGGgagaaattcaaaattataaaagcagTATGATTGTTTCAAAAGTTCTGAAtgcaaaatgaaattataataacttggtctctctctcttcctttatTCAACATTGTGcatcaatttaattatatacatatcagtcattttatatatatttcaaagtgTATGCTTGGTATGCACAATGAATATAAGAATAGAATAGCCATTCCAcaattagtttttgtttttctaatatattttcaaattaaggAATAACTATtccaaaagaataaataatcattcatttaaagaaatagttaataatCATTCATTTTACCAAATAGTTATTCctttttaaaatctcaaaattactattctatattataatttagatAAGTTTTAAATATATCATTACTACATTtgtgataaatttaaatttaaatggttttatcacattttaaaaatacacaAGTAAATATAAAAGCTGCCTATTTTATTAAtgttaaccaaatttattatttataaaggcTAAACTTTGTatttaattctttattattatcaaatatataaataagaattttagttcctttttcttttttctttttttaatccttaAATAGCTATTCCCTTGAataggaaaatttaaaaattaattttctttcaccTATAATTTTGTCTCACATAATTatcattgaaaattaattttatattttcaaaaattaggggattatataaaaaattttaaatataaaaatctatatttgCTTGATTTGTTATGTTGCTTTATAAATTACCCCTATCTAATGCCAATAAGTTATCATAAAAAGTAATTGTAAAATTGAGCGAGAGTAGaacaaattgtaaataaaagatatttgacgataatttatttaaaatagaagaaagacaaaaaaatgaataagtcaaaaaaagaagaagaagaaaaacaagtagAGGATGATGAAGGCATGTATTCGCAAGTTTAGAGCATCTCTAAAAATAAATgccatttttaaatttgacattGCCATATGctaatatattaaatacaaatgccatgtgaaattttaatattgattttctaaaaataaatactaaagaATAATATtgcaaatttataaattttattttactgtgATGGGTCCACTTtttactaattatatataaaactataatatttaatataataagtgGTTACGAGGTCTAGGCACTTTTATTATTGTGGGTAGCATCAAATTTGACACTGTTAAAATTTAGCATTTTGTATCAAAGATATTAAATAGGggaataatgttaaaatttagtaATGACATGATCTTATCGTACTATCTTGCATAGTTAGTTAAAAATAAGATGATGAAAATACATAAATGATATGTACGTATATAAAtcgttttctttatttaaaaaaatagagaaaaatataataaaaaaaaataggtaaactaaaagtttataaattctgTAAGCACATATATAATAcgtcataaattaaaaaatatagatattaaatatatattaaaattagctatttttgttacatatgataaaaataaaactattagtaaaataataatagtttaacatattatttttttacgctgtcataaaagaaaaaaataattgaaattatttattttttaataaatacacttttttacttgtataaaatggtaatatgtttaataaatttttaaacttctttcttaaaaaacacatatatttttcaatacatTTGAAatcaatatagaaaataatttttttttcagaaatatgtacataaacatattatagcatattatttacaattttactaAGAGAGTTATTTTAGCATTGCTATTCCTAAAAAGTATTGACATGAGCTAGTAATAGTATATACTAATGCCAAATTTTAGCATTAATATTCCAAGTGGAAATGTTAAGAAATAGCACTATCAAAATTATAAACCTCatttaattaaatgataattatttcagtatattaaattttaattacatatccTTGTGGTATCTTTAtctataaccttttttttttttttcccgtctACCAAAATTTTATGCATACCATATTAAAAACAAGTGTATGAAGGAATTGAAGAGCCTGTGACAAATCCAATTTATATAGacgttaaattttataaaatattaattattttataacaattttttatagttgcctttcaaattttttaataaattctacTCTCATTACTAATATTACCATTGACTTTGAAAATTGATATGCCTATTTAACTTGATTTTTCTAGATAATATTTTTCAGAccaaaatttaaactttaaactttgatatgtattttcaataattttgtgATTGGATCATCCCTACCAATAAACCTATTTAGTTCTTGGTGTAGCAGGAAGACACCTAAAATTGATCATGAATCCTACTTCAATATTACttttaccagaaaaaaaaaaaaaatcaaacatcaATTCAATTAATAGTTTGGGTCCTacacattttattatataatgtgATTTATTGTCAAGTTTTGCCAATGATAAGTTTGATGCTAAATTTTGCAAAACAGTAACATTGACAAAATATGCAATAtcctattaaaaaataaaaataagtggaTGTGGCGATATCATATCAAAATGTAAATGCCATTCGATAAGCTTTTAGTGGGCTCAAACCATACAAATTATCTTcaatattatcaaatttaatctcaacaaattttttatttaaatatattttagttatataaacgatcaattttttcaaattctaatggaaaATTTTTGCAAAAGAGCAAACCGACAtcatctcaaaatttaaaaggaatattgacccccaaaaaaaaaaaaaaaaaaaggaatcatattgtaaaaaatgattttattttattttaatttttttggtggaaacatcaattgaaaaaaatgggatttttttattttatttatttataaagatCCCagcaaaattaacaaatatatatatatatatatatatatataaataaagaaaaaaataatacggATCTTCTTTCTCGCTCTCTTTCAGAGTTGGGAATTCGGTACCGAAAACAAAGCGTTCGCAGTTGCAAAGGCTCTGTCTCTTCGGTGTTCTAGAGAAACATTTGACGATATGGGTAGCGCTACCAACGGTATTCTCTCTCctctgtttggttgctgagaataTGTTAAAGATACAGAAAATAgattaaaactttttatttctATCTAACTCACTTTCTGCTTCATGCTCCAaaatttccccttttttttcccACATTTTCTCAGCAAGCAAACGCGCACAAACACACGCACACAAAAAGAATTATGCGCACCATTATTTCCTACATCTTCAAAGCCCTAGAACTTGAATTCTATTTCTCATTTTACAGAAACCACATCGGACTCTTTCATCTCCGATAAATCAGCAAAGATCTTCGTGGCCGGACACCGTGGCTTGGTCGGCTCTGCCATTGTCCGCAAGCTCCAAGCTTTGGGCTATTCCAATCTGGTCCTTCGCACACACGCCGCGCTCGATCTTACCCGACAAACCGATGTCGAGTCCTTCTTCGCCACCGAGAAGCCCCAATTCGTCGTCCTTGCCGCAGCCAAAGTAGGCGGTATCCACGCAAACAATACGTATCCGGCTGATTTCATCGCCATCAACCTCCAAATTCAGACCAACGTCATCGACTCTGCTTACCGATATGGCGCCAAGAAGCTCTTATTCTTGGGTTCATCTTGCATCTATCCCAAATTCGCTCCCCAACCCATTCCCGAAGATGCTTTGCTGACCGGCCCATTGGAACCCACCAACGAATGGTACGCCGTGGCCAAGATCGCCGGCATCAAGATGTGCCAGGCTTATCGGATCCAGTACGGCTGGGATGCCATTTCGGGTATGCCCACAAATCTATACGGCCCGTATGACAATTTCCACCCCGAGAATTCGCATGTTTTGCCGGCATTGATGAGGCGGTTTCACGAGGCCAAGGTGAAGGGTGCGAAGGAAGTGGTGGTATGGGGCACTGGTAGCCCTTTGAGGGAGTTTTTGCACGTAGACGACTTGGCGGATGCGGTGGTTTTCTTGATGAACAAGTATAGTGGGTTGGAGCATGTGAATGTTGGGAGTGGTAAGGAAGTGACGATCAAGGAACTTGCTGAGTTGGTGAAGGAGGTAGTGGGGTTTGAGGGAGAGCTCGTATGGGACTCGACTAAGCCTGATGGTACTCCGAGGAAGCTCATGGATAGCGCAAAACTAGCGGGGTTGGGTTGGACTCCCAAGATCTCGCTCAAGGATGGTCTTGTTGATACCTATAAGTGGTACTTAGAGAATgtgaaacaataatttttcaggTAATATCTTCAACTGCGTTTCTCAATCAGTATGATCCATTCTTGTGCTGTCATTGTTAATTCATTATAATCTATCAATGCTTCCATCACTTGGGTATTCGAGCATTGAGATGTACCAGTTATGTGGAATAATTTATATGTGATTTATCAAGATATATCTTTAAGGAGAGTACCAAGAGGAATCGAGTTGTCGAAGGAATTGAAACAgattatgcaattttgtataaTTCAGTTGTAACTTTCCCGtctctattatatataattaagtttggttgattatttattgttcGGACTGACTTGAGAACTGGGAACCGTCAAATTCTCTACAAGTAACGGTGTTTAcaggtttttaatttattatctgATAGTAATGACAATATTGCCTGCTTGTACTATTTCATACATCCGGATTTGCAATGTATTCCTGCCTACTACTGGCAAAATTGCTGTTTGGAAATCACGGTGCATTACTTTAATTCCATGTTATGcttacagattttttttttcatagcaTGGATTGAGCCTCAAGCTTCATTTGTCTTCCAGTTAGCCATTGCATGCACCTGCTAACTAGTTTTCCACCTCGCAGATCATTGACTATGTTCTCTGTTTCAATCCTTCTATTGGCCATTATGTGTCCTCCAGTCTAATTATTGGGCATGTGCTGTTTTAGAGAGGATTATTGATGCAACCTATCTCATCCTTGTCTTCTCTTCCTTTTGTATGCATTTTgattttccattaattttttaagtcaACTACATTTGGTTTTTAGCTCATTACCTTTGTGGCTCTGCTAGAAAGATGACCTTCTTTAAGCATAATGAGGTCTCTttacctaatgttaaaattaaatagtaaaTCATAAATCACACTGCATATTCATTGTACTCTTCCACATATAGGCATTGTTTAGGAGATTTGTAATCTTTAATCTGATGGTCTGGACAATGGGTTCATGATGGTCAGGAACATGATTTCTTTCCTAGTGTTTAGGATTATGAGGATTATGAAGATGGGATTCAGAAATAGCTTAACGTCTATTTCCATATAGGAGATTTGGTATTTACTGTATAAAAGGTGGGGGCAATATCTTGCCGTATATCAGTTATTGGCACCTCCATCAGAAGCAAAATCTGCAGAAAAGTATTGGTGTGAAATCAAAATATGTGTCTTATTGGCTAATGTGAAGGCTCTACAAATTTCGTACGAAATTCTTCTTGTTTTGCTTAAACTGGGAGCATCAAGCCCAGAGATTACTGATACAACCTTATTTGTACTCTATGAGAATTATTAGCTGCTGACTTGAACTTCGGTGTTTCTTCATATGTTGAGTAAATTCTAGTTTTTGCATTAAATTTGAGACTTATCGAATAACAAATGGTGAATGCTTTCCAATAGTAGAATTTTCATAGTTTTTTTGGCTGCTGGAGCCTGGTCCCCTGGAGGAGCAATTAAGGGTGTTCTCCTTTTTAGGTCATTAAGTTCTTACTGCAGAAACTTAAGTAGGCTTACCTAGCTACTTTTCTTATTTGGAGCTGATGACCAAGAGCTTATGGTTTACGTTAATGGTCTTTTATAATGTATATACCACCAAATGTAGAAGACAAGATAATGTATATACTGccaaatatagataaaaatttgTTGTAGCACAGTCTAGAGAGATAGTATTACTATTTTATGGTCAGTAGGAATGGTTTGCCCTTCTGTGGGAGAATCTTAATGGGATTTGAACCAGGTAAACGTTTCATGGCATGTTTGGTTATACCCTTTCTTATGGTTCCTTTATTAATCATCGCACAAGTTACACTTAAGCTACAACGTCAATAATCCTAGAATGTTATTGTAGTGAATAGCTCAAGTTCAAGCGACTTAAAACTTGTTTGATATCTATTATACGAGACATTAGCCACTAGGAGCGTATAGTGGGTTATCATGATGCAATGACATCATTTCTTCCCTGAGTTCGATTGGTATTCTTCTTTTGTCTGTCATTAATATTCCTGCTGCTAAAGTTACGATTCTGTGCTTCTAAGTAGTGTTAATTTCATAGAGGTTCTTTTTAGCACCTATAAAGAGTGATAATGTCTGTTATGTTAGCTTAGCTTTTAACATCAATGGAATACTGCAATCATTCTGAGTAAATGGAACTTCAGTCAACTGCCTTGTAGTTCTATCTGTAAAGTTGCGGTAAAAATTTCTGGTCTCTAGATTTTTAGAGGCTTTACGGTTCAGGCATGAGGAGTGATATATTGGATACCGTGGTTGAGGAAAAGGTTCTCTTTAAGGGCCAACTCGGGGATGCTTAATATGGTTTCAAGCCTGGTACAATTTGACATGACTCGTGAAGTGGCACATATAATCACTTGAaacttccattttctttttttttttttttttcctaaacaaatttACGAGTGCCGTGTATATAGTCTTTCTTTTTGCAATTGGCTATATCGTTACACTATATGGGGAGGGCTTGAACTTGTTTAACAATTGGACAATTACAATTCCTTATATGTTAATAGTTTCTGTCTTGGCCGTACCTCTCAAAAGGCAATTCAATGGTTCTATAGTTCTGCTTGACAACACACTGATGAAAACAAGTTTAAAGAGTTGTTCTTTGCTGAAAAAAGTTTAGAAGTGAAATTCCTCATTCTAAACCTGTCAGCAATGTTGCCTTTTCATGTTTACCCTTAACAATTCGTTCAGTTCGATGGCCTCCATATCCAACTGTGCTGTCAACTGGTTGGGTTAGATATCCGATCCTACCTGAACTTAGCTGcaatatttatcaataatatgcTCCAGAAcatttttggggtaatatttaatgaaactttatgccctttttatatatatattttttattgtaaaactTTTGCCCTATGCTCTGTTATTTAGGTATTAACACTCTGAACACTAATTCATGTTACCATTTAGTGATGCTGCTGAATGAATACCATAACATAGCTTCAGGTTGTTAACTATGAAAATATAGTGCAAAAATTAGGGGCCATTGTGGGAAACAAACTGGCTTTAACAAGGATGCCATAACTAGCTTGTCAAAAGGGACTGGTTTCTAGTTCAAGCGGTCCAGACATCTTGCTGTTGCCTGCTTTCTATTTCTGTCCATTGTTGGGTGTACTGGTCTGGAATAGATGGATTCTTTTAAATCCGATGGTAataaatggaggaaaaaaaaaaatttgaatgacTGTTCATGTAAATTGAATGGGACCCCAGGATTTCACATTACACATATGATGATGTGAGGTGTATGAGGCTTGTAgttttcattttccattttaggGATGGTGAAGCAGACTTGGGAAAAAggcaagtattttttttttttttgggcctttcTGCaatggaaaattagaaaattagaaaTGTGACTGACCCTATCAAGGTAATGTGAAATTGTAATGGATGGTCTTATTTGAGCTTACAAACAAAATAGAGACGCTTCTGCAGATTTCCATTCACAGAAGTTGCAGGAAGACAAGATTGCAaagtttttgaataataataattgcattGGGCAAAGCTCTCTGCTGTTTACCCCCTCATTGATTGCTTCTCAATTCTAAAGTTGCTTGAGAAGtgcagtgaaaaaaaaaaggaaaaagaaaaaagggaaaaaaaaagacagatgaATAATGAGCTCAAAAAGGGGATGTATAGCTAGTCCTCTAAATGTAAATTAGGAATTCAGATCCTGCTCTATTTAGGTTGTGTTTgttgtaaaattgaaaaattattttccatttttttagtGATTCTTTCCAAAGAATAGTTAACGAAAACAATTCTATTTCTCagtccagaaaataaaaaaatcaaactctATAATTAagagtaccaaaaaaaaaaaatgtaataataaaaatcaagaatcaCCATTTTCTGTCATATTTCTTTGTACcaaaatttgtcttttttttttttttttgtttgtgttaatgtgatatttttgtatatgaCTTTCAAGAATGGAAAATTTTCGGTTTCTGTATCGAAcagaaaattatatgatatacTTCCAACAAATTTAAGGCTTGAAATGTCTAGAGACCTTAGTTGCAATATAATATTAGTATTAGGTGACAACaatctattaaaaattttaaaactagacTCACcctaatgtaaataaaatatcgcAAATACTTTATTTGGATGATCTAGATACAAATATAATGGAACTGGAAAGAAGAATTTATACCAACcttaaaacacaaaaaagcTAAAAAGCATAGTGATTCAccggaaataaaaataaataaataaataaataaaagctaaaaTACATAGTCGGGGTAGAAAGAAGGGAAAGGGAATTTCCATCCCAAAATGAATTTTGATCACAAATGCCAAATCCTCTTTCTTTCCAGGAAGTTTACATAAATTCCCCATTTTTCAGGTcccacaaaacaaaatatgaaaaggacttagaagaaaaagatataatttatatttatatagtaaaCAAAGCCCAAGCCAGATTTCACGTGCATACAAAAACCAATGCAGGAAATCCCAAATTGCAGTGCTCAATTGATAGGACACTTCCATGGGGACTAAGACGAGGGCCTTTGGCCTTCGCCATTCAGACCTCTAACTTTCTTTGTCTTTGgctctgtatttttttttttttttcccttaattcaTAAATACCCTACGATAGTGCCCAAGTCTAGGACCCCCTAGACCGGCAGTTTCAGTGAGTCTCTCTGGGGACCCATATGTTGCATTGTCACCTCATTTCCAAAACCCAAAAGACAGAactgcaataaataaataaaataaatataatacaaaCCCCACAACAACAAAAGCAAACCCCATTGAATGCCAAAATCAGCGTTCAAAATACATAAAAGATTTAGCACATAATCATAGCGTTAGGgaggaaagtaaaaaaaagcgaaaaaaaaaagtatatatatatatatatccaacaaaacaaattttccTGTTAGATTCAACATGTGAACATTCAACAACAGGGCCACAACACATTTCccaagaaaattatataaaaataaaattcagaggATCAGAGAAGCCAAGGCTGGAGAGATTCATTTTGAATCCATAAATAAAACAGTGTTTGGTGCATTGAAGTCTGCATTTTTGGGATATAACAAagacttaaaatttttatttactaccGAAAATCTTCATATTTcctgccttttttatttttttattttttgttttacatttaGTGGAAGATCTGGGACATGATGGGAAAGTATGCATCTTCTTGAACACTTTGATATGAAATGGAGCTTGCTTAAGGAGAAAAACAAGAAATGCAAACCAAAATAGCAAGAATCAATTAAGGGCAAAGTAGAGAGAACAGCTCTTCAGAGAACGAACATTTGCTTGCTTGCCCAATATTCCATATGAACAAAAATTAGCAGCCAAAAATAAGATTTTGAAGTAAAATTTAAGAAGGAAAACTATATCTGAAAAACCAAAAGGATTGAGCCGTCGCGCCaataccaccaccaccaccaccaccatcaaaCGCCAAAGAGGAAGCAGGAGGAGATAGGTTGCTGCAGGAATTGGACCTTGGAAATGGAGTTCCTTCTACAACCAGTAGTTATCCACCCCTCAGATTTTGAACCCAAGAAACTCATTTTCTTCAAACCCATTCTGATGAAAAAGCATTCCTCATCTCTCAAAATGATTGTCGCCAAAGCGCCCACCATATTCCACCACCAGAACCAACACCAACTCCAACTCCACAGGCCTGGCATCACAGTCACAGAACACAATGAGATAAAATGTGGGTTTTTTATATggaccataaaaaaataaaagatttcgtttttttcatttttaaatctcaacttcAAAAGAAATTTGGTGGTGGGTGCAAAATTGTCAAAATGAACATGAATCGGAAAACAAAGAAGAGGGAGTGAAAACATGGGGAAGGTGTTTTTCGTACTTttgttcatttgtttatttatttttctctactttcttcttTCCTTCGAAAAACCCTCTTTTGATGGGTTTTCTTGTCCTATcatggaaaagaagaaaactatAAATGTTGAAAGAGGGTTATGGGCTTGTGTAAGAAGCTGAAGAAGATATTGAAGGATTTTCCTTGGTAAAGTGtctgtgtgtgagagagagtgTTCTCTGTCCTTACTGTGT includes the following:
- the LOC107425814 gene encoding putative GDP-L-fucose synthase 2, whose translation is MGSATNETTSDSFISDKSAKIFVAGHRGLVGSAIVRKLQALGYSNLVLRTHAALDLTRQTDVESFFATEKPQFVVLAAAKVGGIHANNTYPADFIAINLQIQTNVIDSAYRYGAKKLLFLGSSCIYPKFAPQPIPEDALLTGPLEPTNEWYAVAKIAGIKMCQAYRIQYGWDAISGMPTNLYGPYDNFHPENSHVLPALMRRFHEAKVKGAKEVVVWGTGSPLREFLHVDDLADAVVFLMNKYSGLEHVNVGSGKEVTIKELAELVKEVVGFEGELVWDSTKPDGTPRKLMDSAKLAGLGWTPKISLKDGLVDTYKWYLENVKQ